In a genomic window of Helianthus annuus cultivar XRQ/B chromosome 10, HanXRQr2.0-SUNRISE, whole genome shotgun sequence:
- the LOC110885469 gene encoding uncharacterized protein LOC110885469, producing the protein MPLTSVLADALGVVTICLVAVLGLIGLLCILYSFYFRDHIRSQSQTQLRYFSGPWVVRIIFILFAIWWGFGEILRLEFLRRDGRVLNTLDLKWQETVCKCYIVSNLGFSEPCLFLTLIFLLRASLQKTESGPLSLKWNFRTVMYILLCALPLFALQMTVVLVGPNFETDLHMNKKGYFFKTTEDLNNVARCYYPLLSTMFLGLFATILTLYLFWLGSRILFLVINKGLKKRVYTLIFFVSGFYPLRVLLLGLSVLFTPGDAVFEVVAFLAFLSLLCCVGVGICVLVYFPIADSLALKNLQDMEATRRIIGEHNDTLSLIANHVPLDDFTASSGRNSSTKCGSISFRAMEPDEQHVDQHRFVELSLFSPSQHSTPAGSPQLHGWPTTVPSRSEQ; encoded by the coding sequence ATGCCCCTGACAAGTGTACTTGCTGATGCACTCGGTGTGGTTACAATTTGTCTCGTTGCTGTTTTAGGTCTCATTGGTTTGCTTTGCATCTTGTACTCGTTCTATTTCCGAGACCACATTCGTAGTCAAAGTCAAACCCAACTCAGATACTTCAGTGGCCCGTGGGTTGTTAGAATAATCTTCATCTTATTCGCAATCTGGTGGGGTTTTGGAGAGATTTTACGACTAGAATTTCTGAGGCGTGACGGTCGGGTGTTAAATACTCTTGATTTAAAATGGCAGGAAACCGTTTGCAAATGCTACATCGTCTCAAACCTAGGATTTTCAGAACCGTGTCTATTCCTAACCCTCATTTTTCTTCTTCGTGCTTCGTTACAGAAAACAGAGTCTGGCCCGTTAAGCCTGAAATGGAACTTCAGAACAGTGATGTACATTCTTCTATGTGCGTTACCGCTCTTTGCTCTTCAAATGACAGTTGTCTTAGTCGGACCGAACTTCGAGACGGATTTACACATGAACAAAAAAGGCTACTTTTTCAAGACCACAGAGGACTTAAATAATGTCGCTCGATGCTACTACCCTTTATTAAGCACCATGTTTCTTGGTCTTTTTGCTACCATCCTGACACTTTATTTGTTCTGGCTCGGTAGTCGAATACTATTTCTGGTCATCAATAAGGGTTTGAAAAAGAGGGTGTACACATTGATATTTTTTGTTTCTGGTTTTTATCCGTTACGGGTCTTGTTACTCGGTTTATCCGTTCTATTCACTCCGGGAGATGCTGTGTTTGAAGTTGTTGCATTCTtggcttttctttctcttttaTGTTGTGTTGGGGTCGGGATTTGCGTACTTGTTTACTTCCCGATTGCAGACTCTTTAGCTTTGAAGAATCTGCAAGATATGGAGGCAACAAGAAGGATTATCGGGGAACATAATGACACTTTGTCACTAATCGCTAACCATGTCCCGCTTGATGATTTTACCGCGAGCAGTGGGAGAAACTCGTCGACAAAATGTGGGTCAATTTCTTTTCGAGCAATGGAACCAGACGAGCAACACGTGGACCAACATCGGTTTGTCGAGTTGAGTCTTTTTTCTCCTAGTCAACACTCGACCCCAGCTGGTTCGCCTCAGCTTCATGGGTGGCCTACTACAGTCCCTTCGAGGTCAGAGCAATGA